One window of the Nicotiana tabacum cultivar K326 chromosome 4, ASM71507v2, whole genome shotgun sequence genome contains the following:
- the LOC107773835 gene encoding F-box protein At3g58530-like, producing the protein MQKEPLSKSSRTMEEKVTAEAIWNKETVPKVMKIVSTRLPQKELITLLFVSPWIHHTLHSHPSLWLVLDFHEMSNAGNRLVSALSLPRYRNVKHINLEFAQDIEDKQLEIVKSKCGNSLLNLEILNLNGCQRISDKGIEVVTSTCPRLKVFSIYWNVRVTDVGITHLVKNCRSVVDLNLSGCKNITDKSLHLVADNFQEMESLNITRCIKLTDSGLQRILLKCSSLQSLNLYALSTLTDEAYKKISLLPHLIFLDLCGAQNLTDDGLSCIAMCKNLVSLNLTWCVRVTDVGVIAIAQGCRSLELLSLFGILGVSDKCLEVLSNFCSDTLTTLDVNGCTNIKNRNRDQLLKLFPNLTCFKVHS; encoded by the exons atgCAGAAAGAGCCATTGTCAAAGTCCAGCAGAACAATGGAGGAAAAGGTAACAGCAGAAGCTATTTGGAACAAAGAAACAGTGCCAAAAGTGATGAAAATAGTGAGTACCAGGCTCCCCCAAAAAGAACTCATCACTCTTCTATTCGTCAGCCCTTGGATTCACCACACTCTCCATTCACACCCCTCTCTCTGGCTG GTTCTTGATTTTCATGAGATGAGTAATGCTGGCAATCGCCTTGTTTCAGCTCTTTCTTTg CCGAGATATCGCAATGTGAAGCATATCAACCTTGAGTTTGCACAGGATATTGAAGACAAGCAACTGGAAATTGTTAAAAGCAAG TGTGGGAATTCCCTTTTAAATCTGGAGATTCTAAATCTAAATGGCTGTCAAAGGATCTCTGACAAGGGAATCGAAGTAGTGACAAGTACTTGTCCTAGACTGAAGGTCTTTTCCATTTATTGGAATGTAAG GGTAACAGATGTTGGCATTACTCATCTGGTCAAGAACTGCAGATCCGTGGTAGATTTGAACTTAAGTGGCTGCAAG AATATTACAGATAAAAGTTTGCATCTTGTTGCTGACAATTTTCAAGAAATGGAATCCTTGAACATCACCAG GTGCATCAAGCTGACAGATTCTGGTTTGCAACGGATTTTGCTGAAGTGCTCTTCTCTTCAGAGTTTGAACCTTTATGCCCTTTCCAC TTTAACAGATGAAGCTTATAAGAAGATATCTCTTTTGCCTCATCTTATATTCCTAGATCTCTGTGGTGCTCAG AATCTAACAGATGACGGGCTTTCTTGTATAGCCATGTGCAAAAACCTGGTGTCTCTCAATTTGACATG GTGCGTACGAGTCACTGATGTTGGGGTCATAGCAATAGCTCAAGGCTGCAGGTCTCTTGAATTACTAAG TTTATTTGGGATACTTGGGGTATCTGACAAGTGCTTGGAGGTGCTTTCTAACTTTTGCTCCGATACACTTACAACCCTTGATGTAAATGGCTGCACCAATATAAAG AATCGCAACCGTGATCAACTGCTTAAGTTATTCCCCAACCTGACGTGCTTCAAAGTGCATAGCTAA